Proteins from a single region of Patulibacter sp. SYSU D01012:
- a CDS encoding DUF4178 domain-containing protein translates to MGTVVVIVVLVAIGVGLGVVWSRRRAGATPPGGALPGPVDPLAEGPGGPLDGLGIGAVVSHGGHDYVVRGEVRFDEDGYVWTEYHLDAGGDERTWLSVDVSDGTEVALWRAVDEPGGLEPGASSVPFEGRTYRKVESGRATFTATGTTGLPASGRAWYADYKDGDALLAFERWSTDGSWEVSTGTEIEAHLLDVYPAGRSAGGVA, encoded by the coding sequence ATGGGCACCGTGGTGGTCATCGTGGTCCTCGTCGCGATCGGCGTGGGACTCGGCGTCGTCTGGTCGCGCCGGCGGGCCGGCGCGACCCCGCCGGGCGGCGCGCTGCCCGGCCCGGTCGACCCGTTGGCCGAGGGCCCGGGCGGGCCGCTCGACGGCCTGGGCATCGGCGCCGTCGTCTCGCACGGCGGCCACGACTACGTCGTCCGGGGCGAGGTGCGCTTCGACGAGGACGGCTACGTCTGGACGGAGTACCACCTGGACGCCGGCGGCGACGAGCGCACGTGGCTCTCCGTGGACGTCTCCGACGGCACCGAGGTCGCCCTGTGGCGCGCGGTCGACGAGCCCGGCGGCCTGGAGCCCGGCGCGAGCAGCGTGCCGTTCGAGGGCCGCACCTACCGCAAGGTCGAGTCGGGCCGCGCGACCTTCACCGCGACCGGCACGACGGGCCTGCCGGCGTCCGGCCGCGCCTGGTACGCCGACTACAAGGACGGCGACGCGCTGCTCGCCTTCGAGCGCTGGTCGACGGACGGGTCGTGGGAGGTCTCGACCGGCACCGAGATCGAGGCCCACCTGCTCGACGTGTACCCGGCCGGCCGCAGCGCCGGGGGCGTCGCGTGA
- a CDS encoding DUF6518 family protein, whose product MSSVAAPAPPPSARPGLRTAPQRALLAVVAGLLVGSLTAFGQAVMPGMLNALVNSVAAWLVAPWLVGRTTATARGAAAAGLAVCALQVVGYYVTNELRGYSTGSAAIVAMWVGCAVVGGPVLAVAGRLGRVGAPAVRGLGGATLAAVFLAEGAWTYAGDLGYWDTAALWWAIGGGIALATLRGGRDWRWLPACVLVGLAGEALLGAVVGALA is encoded by the coding sequence ATGAGCTCCGTCGCCGCGCCCGCCCCACCGCCGTCCGCCCGCCCGGGCCTGCGCACCGCGCCCCAGCGCGCGCTCCTGGCCGTCGTCGCGGGCCTGCTCGTCGGGTCGCTCACCGCGTTCGGGCAGGCCGTGATGCCGGGGATGCTGAACGCTCTGGTCAACTCGGTGGCGGCGTGGCTCGTCGCGCCGTGGCTCGTCGGGCGCACGACCGCGACCGCCCGCGGCGCGGCCGCGGCGGGCCTGGCGGTCTGCGCGCTGCAGGTCGTCGGCTACTACGTCACGAACGAGCTGCGCGGCTACTCGACGGGCAGCGCGGCGATCGTCGCGATGTGGGTCGGCTGCGCCGTCGTGGGCGGTCCGGTGCTCGCGGTCGCCGGGCGGCTCGGCCGCGTCGGGGCGCCGGCGGTGCGGGGCCTGGGCGGGGCGACGCTCGCCGCCGTCTTCCTCGCCGAGGGGGCGTGGACGTACGCCGGCGACCTGGGGTACTGGGACACCGCCGCCCTGTGGTGGGCGATCGGCGGCGGGATCGCGCTCGCGACGTTGCGCGGCGGGCGGGACTGGCGGTGGCTGCCGGCGTGCGTGCTCGTGGGCCTCGCCGGCGAGGCGCTCCTCGGCGCGGTCGTCGGCGCGCTGGCGTAG
- a CDS encoding SDR family oxidoreductase: MDLGIQGRTAIVGGASAGIGRAIAQALVDEGVRVVLSSRDPERTARAAEEVGAAAGIQWDTDDVAGADRLVDAAEAAVGPIDIVVVNTGGPPAGPDPLAFADEEWETAHRNLVRAPMALLRRTLPGMRERGWGRVVGVASTSVREPIANLMLSNAERSGALAAFKTLAREVAADGVTINTLLTGRIATRRMEAIYGSLEKAEAQARGVVPAGRLGRPEEMAWAAAFLCSDRAAYVTGAALPVDGGFLRGI, encoded by the coding sequence ATGGACCTCGGCATCCAGGGCAGGACCGCGATCGTCGGCGGCGCGTCGGCCGGCATCGGCCGCGCGATCGCGCAGGCGCTCGTCGACGAGGGCGTCCGCGTCGTCCTCTCCTCGCGCGACCCCGAGCGCACGGCGCGGGCCGCGGAGGAGGTCGGCGCGGCCGCCGGCATCCAGTGGGACACGGACGACGTCGCCGGCGCGGACCGCCTGGTCGACGCCGCCGAGGCCGCGGTCGGCCCGATCGACATCGTCGTCGTCAACACCGGCGGGCCGCCGGCCGGCCCCGACCCGCTCGCGTTCGCCGACGAGGAGTGGGAGACCGCGCACCGCAACCTGGTCCGCGCCCCGATGGCGCTGCTGCGCCGCACGCTGCCGGGGATGCGCGAGCGTGGCTGGGGCCGCGTCGTCGGCGTCGCGTCCACGTCGGTCCGCGAGCCGATCGCGAACCTGATGCTGTCGAACGCCGAGCGCTCCGGCGCGCTCGCGGCGTTCAAGACGCTGGCGCGCGAGGTCGCCGCCGACGGCGTGACGATCAACACCCTGCTGACCGGCCGCATCGCCACCCGGCGCATGGAGGCGATCTACGGCTCCCTCGAGAAGGCCGAGGCGCAGGCGCGCGGCGTCGTCCCCGCCGGCCGCCTGGGCCGACCGGAGGAGATGGCGTGGGCCGCCGCGTTCCTCTGCTCCGACCGCGCGGCGTACGTCACCGGCGCGGCGCTGCCGGTCGACGGCGGGTTCCTGCGCGGGATCTGA
- a CDS encoding DEAD/DEAH box helicase family protein, translated as MPIPPGLRAWQQEVLQKMDAWDSGAFLIAAAPGAGKTRPALEQAVRLLYARQADRIALVCPTAPLTRQWAEAAARLGVHLAPDAPELTPPAGFHGVAVTYARVAQSAERWASQCTESTIVIADEAHHLGDELAWGKGFKLALSRARRWLLLSGTPFRSDATEIPGVEYDSDGVSQPDYAYGYADAVRDGVCRPVSFIPFDGTMSWQSGDDTIEASFADAVSSDQRARRYRTAISTDLEGALPKILADADRRLARLREHSHPEAGGLVVAADGDHARAVAATLHRITGAPPVVVMHTDPQAHAKLEAFKRSADPWIVAVNMVSEGVDIPRLRVGVYATAAKTAMIFRQIVGRFVRTIPDRPVEGSWLYIPAEPTLRAHASAVDKELVPLLRRKEDVDPDAPEQLLDEPATKTEDEMGLAPEFKALNADMAPAAQLDLFGGATPLKQEPSGVSTGRPIQPMGTVPSAPAPGGPPAATAEMPLWQQRQRLRETRHRLVSELGRARRATQREINAWVNKQVGITHVKDATVEQLEASIDLIERALLGQA; from the coding sequence ATGCCGATACCCCCCGGACTCCGCGCCTGGCAGCAGGAGGTCCTCCAGAAGATGGACGCCTGGGACTCCGGGGCGTTCCTGATCGCCGCCGCGCCCGGCGCGGGGAAGACCCGTCCCGCGCTCGAGCAGGCCGTCCGGCTGCTCTACGCGCGCCAGGCGGACCGCATCGCGCTCGTCTGCCCGACGGCCCCGCTCACGCGCCAGTGGGCCGAGGCCGCCGCCCGCCTGGGCGTGCACCTGGCGCCCGACGCGCCCGAGCTGACGCCGCCCGCCGGCTTCCACGGCGTGGCCGTCACGTACGCCCGCGTGGCGCAGTCCGCCGAGCGCTGGGCGAGCCAGTGCACCGAGAGCACGATCGTCATCGCGGACGAGGCGCACCACCTGGGCGACGAGCTCGCCTGGGGCAAGGGCTTCAAGCTGGCGCTGTCCCGCGCCCGCCGCTGGCTGCTCCTGTCCGGCACCCCGTTCCGCTCGGACGCGACCGAGATCCCGGGCGTCGAGTACGACTCCGACGGCGTCTCGCAGCCCGACTACGCCTACGGGTACGCCGACGCGGTCCGCGACGGGGTGTGCCGCCCCGTCTCGTTCATCCCGTTCGACGGCACGATGTCGTGGCAGTCCGGCGACGACACGATCGAGGCGTCCTTCGCCGACGCGGTCTCCTCCGACCAGCGCGCGCGGCGGTACCGCACCGCGATCTCGACGGACCTGGAGGGCGCGCTGCCGAAGATCCTCGCCGACGCGGACCGCCGCCTGGCCCGCCTGCGGGAGCACTCGCACCCCGAGGCGGGCGGCCTGGTCGTGGCCGCCGACGGCGACCACGCCCGCGCGGTCGCCGCCACGCTGCACCGCATCACGGGCGCGCCGCCCGTCGTGGTCATGCACACGGACCCGCAGGCCCACGCCAAGCTCGAGGCGTTCAAGCGCTCCGCCGACCCGTGGATCGTCGCGGTCAACATGGTCTCGGAGGGCGTCGACATCCCGCGCCTGCGCGTCGGCGTCTACGCGACGGCCGCGAAGACGGCCATGATCTTCCGCCAGATCGTCGGGCGCTTCGTCCGCACGATCCCCGACCGGCCCGTCGAGGGCTCGTGGCTGTACATCCCGGCCGAGCCGACCCTGCGCGCGCACGCGTCGGCGGTCGACAAGGAACTCGTGCCCCTCCTGCGCCGCAAGGAGGACGTCGACCCGGACGCGCCCGAGCAGCTGCTCGACGAGCCGGCGACGAAGACCGAGGACGAGATGGGTCTGGCGCCCGAGTTCAAGGCGCTGAACGCCGACATGGCGCCCGCCGCGCAGCTCGACCTCTTCGGCGGGGCGACGCCGCTCAAGCAGGAGCCGTCCGGGGTGTCGACGGGTCGGCCGATCCAGCCCATGGGCACCGTGCCGTCGGCGCCGGCCCCCGGCGGTCCGCCCGCCGCGACGGCCGAGATGCCGCTGTGGCAGCAGCGCCAGCGGCTGCGCGAGACCCGGCACCGCCTGGTCTCCGAGCTGGGTCGCGCGCGCCGCGCCACGCAGCGCGAGATCAACGCGTGGGTCAACAAGCAGGTCGGCATCACGCACGTGAAGGACGCGACCGTCGAGCAGCTCGAGGCGTCGATCGACCTGATCGAGCGCGCCCTCCTCGGCCAGGCCTGA
- the hemQ gene encoding hydrogen peroxide-dependent heme synthase produces MSTQTDHTNLYAMYASFKAARGHRRVDQAARAELAADAEAALTGGEAVLRGAYSTVGFRAEVDLMLWLIGPSADALQDALVRFNRTKLGQSVDPWWTSIGVHREAEFNKGHIPAYLEGTDPRKYLSVYPFVRSYDWYLLDPQERSQMLREHGMMAAGYKDVRANTISAFALNDYEWLLAFEADELERIVDLMRELRAAEARRHTREELPFITGIRKPLADVVADLP; encoded by the coding sequence GTGAGCACGCAGACGGATCACACGAACCTGTACGCCATGTACGCGTCGTTCAAGGCGGCGCGCGGGCACCGGCGCGTCGACCAGGCCGCGCGCGCCGAGCTGGCCGCCGACGCCGAGGCGGCGCTGACGGGCGGCGAGGCGGTCCTGCGCGGCGCGTACTCCACCGTCGGCTTCCGCGCCGAGGTCGACCTGATGCTGTGGCTCATCGGCCCGAGCGCCGACGCGCTGCAGGACGCCCTCGTGCGCTTCAACCGCACGAAGCTGGGGCAGTCCGTCGACCCGTGGTGGACGTCGATCGGCGTGCACCGCGAGGCCGAGTTCAACAAGGGCCACATCCCGGCGTACCTCGAGGGCACCGACCCGCGCAAGTACCTGTCCGTCTACCCCTTCGTCCGCTCCTACGACTGGTACCTGCTGGACCCGCAGGAGCGCTCGCAGATGCTGCGCGAGCACGGCATGATGGCCGCCGGCTACAAGGACGTCCGCGCCAACACGATCAGCGCGTTCGCCCTGAACGACTACGAGTGGCTGCTGGCGTTCGAGGCCGACGAGCTGGAGCGGATCGTCGACCTGATGCGCGAGCTGCGCGCGGCCGAGGCCCGGCGCCACACGCGCGAGGAGCTGCCCTTCATCACGGGCATCCGCAAGCCGCTGGCCGACGTGGTCGCCGACCTGCCGTAG
- a CDS encoding beta-ketoacyl-[acyl-carrier-protein] synthase family protein, with product MPAPDRPTTLRPRVVVTGVGAVTALGVGAEELHRRWTAGDVGIVDGAGAATSFVPREHLTVKEARRADRFTQMAIVAADEALAAAGWGDEHAGLDPTRIGCVIGTGIGGLGTLEAQIDVHRDKGPQGLSPLGIPMLMGNAATGTVAMRHGLHGPGYATLSACAAGANAIGSGVRAIQAGDADAMLVGGSEATVTPYAQAAFAQMGASSPSGISRPFDARRDGFVMGEGAAVLVLEEETRARARGAAILGVVAGYGTTVDAHHLTAPEPDGRWAALAMTRALEDAGVGSDDVDYVNAHGTSTPLNDAAEARALRAALGARAATVPVSSTKSTLGHLLGAGGAVEAVATLLALRDAVAPPNLGYEQEDPEVGLRIVTGTALALDRPADRPLTALSNSFGFGGHNAVLCLQGA from the coding sequence ATGCCCGCTCCCGACCGCCCCACCACCCTCCGCCCGCGGGTCGTCGTCACCGGCGTCGGGGCGGTCACCGCCCTCGGCGTGGGGGCCGAGGAGCTGCACCGCCGCTGGACGGCCGGCGACGTCGGCATCGTCGACGGGGCGGGGGCGGCGACGTCGTTCGTCCCGCGTGAGCACCTGACGGTCAAGGAGGCGCGCCGCGCCGACCGCTTCACCCAGATGGCGATCGTCGCGGCCGACGAGGCGCTGGCCGCGGCGGGCTGGGGCGACGAGCACGCCGGCCTGGACCCCACGCGGATCGGCTGCGTCATCGGCACCGGCATCGGCGGCCTCGGCACGCTCGAGGCGCAGATCGACGTGCACCGCGACAAGGGGCCGCAGGGCCTGTCGCCGCTCGGCATCCCGATGCTCATGGGCAACGCCGCCACCGGGACGGTCGCGATGCGCCACGGGCTGCACGGCCCGGGCTACGCGACGCTGTCCGCCTGTGCGGCGGGGGCGAACGCCATCGGCTCGGGCGTGCGAGCGATCCAGGCGGGCGACGCCGACGCGATGCTCGTCGGCGGCTCCGAGGCGACCGTCACGCCCTACGCGCAGGCGGCGTTCGCGCAGATGGGCGCGTCGTCGCCGTCCGGGATCTCGCGGCCGTTCGATGCGCGGCGCGACGGCTTCGTCATGGGGGAGGGCGCCGCGGTGCTCGTCCTGGAGGAGGAGACCCGCGCGCGGGCCCGCGGCGCCGCGATCCTCGGGGTCGTCGCCGGCTACGGGACGACCGTCGACGCCCACCACCTGACGGCGCCCGAGCCCGACGGCCGCTGGGCCGCGCTGGCGATGACGCGCGCGCTGGAGGACGCGGGCGTCGGTTCCGACGACGTCGACTACGTGAACGCCCACGGCACCTCCACGCCGCTGAACGACGCCGCCGAGGCGCGGGCGCTGCGCGCGGCCCTGGGCGCGCGGGCGGCCACGGTCCCCGTCTCGTCCACGAAGTCGACGCTGGGCCACCTGCTCGGCGCCGGCGGCGCGGTCGAGGCGGTCGCGACGCTCCTGGCGCTGCGCGACGCCGTCGCCCCGCCGAACCTCGGCTACGAGCAGGAGGACCCCGAGGTGGGGCTGCGGATCGTCACCGGCACGGCGCTCGCGCTGGACCGCCCCGCCGACCGCCCGCTGACCGCGCTGTCGAACTCGTTCGGGTTCGGCGGCCACAACGCGGTGCTCTGCCTGCAGGGGGCGTAG
- a CDS encoding pyruvate dehydrogenase: MKLADQFVHTLRQAGVERVYGVVGDSLNPIVDAIRRTDGIEWVHVHNEEAAAFAAAAEAQVTGRLAVCAGSCGPGNTHLIQGLYDAQRSGAPVLALASHIPATQTGTGFFQETHPERVFGDCSSYCEAINHAEQMPRIARIAIQRAISDRAVSVLIMSGDVADQDAVHPTGDAPFVVEHATPVPPTAQVQALAEAINAARTVTIFAGAGARDARQELFDLALTIKAPIGHSLRGKEAVQWENPYDVGMSGLLGYGAAYDAMHEADLLLLLGTDFPYTDFLPDTPTAQVDRDAGRIGRRTPVSVGVHGDVRETLRLLRPMLDEKTDRTFLDEMLARHARTLENVVAAYTDDRRQRTPIHPEYVADVLDDVAADDAVFTVETGMNTVWAARYLTPNGRRRVIGSFWHGSMANALPHAIGAQLAQPVRQVVSMSGDGGLAMLMGELLTVRRHGLPVKIVVFNNSSLGMVKLEMLVEGLPEHETDHAPVDYAAIARGVGIEGVRIERPEDLRDGLARALATDGPVLVDVVTDPNALSMPPHVSTQQIRQFAMAAGKTVLAGGVGKMVDLARANLRNARALG, encoded by the coding sequence GTGAAGCTCGCCGACCAGTTCGTCCACACCCTCCGCCAGGCGGGGGTCGAGCGCGTCTACGGGGTGGTGGGCGACAGCCTCAACCCGATCGTCGACGCGATCCGGCGGACGGACGGGATCGAGTGGGTGCACGTCCACAACGAGGAGGCCGCCGCGTTCGCCGCCGCGGCCGAGGCGCAGGTCACCGGCCGGCTGGCCGTCTGCGCCGGCTCGTGCGGGCCGGGCAACACGCACCTGATCCAGGGCCTGTACGACGCGCAGCGCTCCGGCGCGCCCGTCCTGGCGCTCGCGTCGCACATCCCGGCGACGCAGACCGGCACCGGCTTCTTCCAGGAGACGCACCCCGAGCGCGTCTTCGGCGACTGCTCCTCGTACTGCGAGGCGATCAACCACGCCGAGCAGATGCCGCGGATCGCCCGCATCGCGATCCAGCGCGCGATCAGCGACCGCGCCGTCTCCGTCCTGATCATGTCGGGCGACGTCGCCGACCAGGACGCCGTGCACCCCACCGGCGACGCGCCGTTCGTCGTCGAGCACGCCACGCCCGTCCCGCCGACGGCGCAGGTGCAGGCGCTCGCCGAGGCGATCAACGCGGCGCGCACCGTGACGATCTTCGCCGGCGCAGGCGCCCGTGACGCCCGGCAGGAGCTCTTCGACCTGGCGCTGACGATCAAGGCGCCGATCGGCCACTCGCTGCGCGGCAAGGAGGCCGTGCAGTGGGAGAACCCCTACGACGTCGGCATGAGCGGCCTGCTCGGCTACGGCGCCGCGTACGACGCGATGCACGAGGCCGACCTGCTGCTGCTCCTCGGCACGGACTTCCCGTACACCGACTTCCTGCCCGACACGCCGACGGCCCAGGTCGACCGCGACGCCGGCCGCATCGGCCGCCGCACCCCGGTGTCCGTCGGCGTGCACGGCGACGTCCGCGAGACGCTGCGCCTGCTGCGCCCGATGCTCGACGAGAAGACCGACCGCACGTTCCTGGACGAGATGCTCGCCCGCCACGCCCGCACGCTCGAGAACGTCGTCGCGGCCTACACGGACGACCGCCGGCAGCGCACGCCGATCCATCCCGAGTACGTCGCGGACGTCCTCGACGACGTCGCCGCCGACGACGCGGTCTTCACCGTCGAGACGGGGATGAACACCGTCTGGGCGGCGCGGTACCTCACGCCGAACGGCCGCCGCCGCGTGATCGGCAGCTTCTGGCACGGGTCGATGGCCAACGCGCTGCCGCACGCGATCGGCGCGCAGCTCGCGCAGCCGGTGCGGCAGGTCGTCTCGATGTCGGGCGACGGCGGCCTGGCGATGCTGATGGGCGAGCTGCTGACCGTCCGTCGCCACGGGCTGCCGGTCAAGATCGTCGTCTTCAACAACTCCTCGCTGGGGATGGTCAAGCTCGAGATGCTCGTCGAGGGCCTGCCCGAGCACGAGACCGACCACGCCCCCGTCGACTACGCCGCCATCGCGCGCGGCGTCGGCATCGAGGGCGTGCGGATCGAGCGGCCCGAGGACCTGCGCGACGGCCTGGCCCGCGCGCTCGCGACGGACGGGCCGGTGCTCGTCGACGTCGTCACCGACCCGAACGCGCTGTCGATGCCGCCGCACGTCTCCACGCAGCAGATCCGCCAGTTCGCGATGGCCGCCGGCAAGACCGTCCTGGCCGGCGGCGTCGGGAAGATGGTCGACCTGGCGCGGGCCAACCTGCGCAACGCGCGGGCGCTGGGCTAG
- a CDS encoding S8 family serine peptidase — protein MPRPSRPAVAVVVLAALAGPAVTSAADVDTIDGLSPRLTAVARSAGASPAVQARRAGVPAAGPAALARDGGRVLAEVTVTGDVAARAAALRAAGARVVHESPRAGVVTVAVAPAALRRVAAVPGVRIAREVLRPAVGAPEGVAAAAAAPACGAVRSAGDLLLHAADAREQEGVDGSGVTVGVLSDSFDRAAGTSTRAAADVASGDLPGPGNPCGRTTPVDLVDDTAVEDDDTPAPSDEGRAMTQLVHDLAPGAGLSFATAFGGQQAFADNIRRLRAAGADVLTDDVGYYDEPIFQPGPIDVAIADVRRDGASYYSSAGNAHATDAAGHAIGSWETPALRPVTTDVPAPPTTEGPEGVLPTPGDAAAYEDFDPAPDAADTGLGITVPAGGRLLLDLQWAEPWDGVRTDLDLYLHDGTGRVLAKSTEPNAAPLEDGGQRPVEIVSWKNAATTAQTVQASIVRAGTGAARTPRAKVLIAGDVTAVEHAATSSDTFGPTVFGHSGGEDTVSVGAINASAPQAPAAYSSRGPVTHVFGPVRPDGRPADALPAPRRLSKPDVAATDCTKTTFFGSRNTFCGTSAAAPHAAAVDALARQAAPWATDDQIVAAVVGSGVALPTFGPLDAGTGRIDALAVVRAARAVPRPAAPATAAPAPVSPAPPAPAPAAPAAPSVPVLRDTVRPVVRLTSGPRPRTRARRARFVVRTEKGATLRCRVDRGRWRACRSPFVVTARVGLHVVRVQATDAAGNRSRVAVRRWRVLRGR, from the coding sequence GTGCCCCGCCCATCCCGGCCCGCCGTGGCCGTCGTCGTCCTCGCCGCCCTCGCCGGGCCGGCCGTCACGTCCGCCGCCGACGTCGACACGATCGACGGGCTCAGCCCGCGCCTGACCGCCGTGGCCCGCAGCGCCGGCGCGTCCCCCGCGGTGCAGGCCCGTCGGGCGGGCGTCCCGGCCGCCGGCCCGGCCGCGCTGGCGCGCGACGGGGGCCGCGTGCTCGCCGAGGTCACCGTCACCGGCGACGTGGCCGCGCGCGCCGCCGCCCTGCGCGCCGCGGGCGCGCGCGTGGTCCACGAGAGCCCGCGCGCGGGCGTCGTCACCGTCGCCGTCGCGCCGGCGGCGCTGCGGCGCGTCGCCGCCGTCCCCGGCGTGCGCATCGCCCGCGAGGTGCTGCGCCCCGCCGTGGGCGCGCCCGAGGGCGTCGCGGCCGCCGCCGCGGCGCCGGCCTGCGGGGCGGTCCGCTCCGCTGGCGACCTGCTCCTGCACGCCGCCGACGCGCGCGAGCAGGAGGGCGTGGACGGGTCGGGGGTCACCGTGGGCGTGCTCTCGGACTCGTTCGACCGGGCGGCGGGCACGAGCACGCGCGCCGCGGCCGACGTCGCCAGCGGCGACCTGCCCGGGCCGGGGAACCCGTGCGGCCGGACCACCCCGGTCGACCTCGTCGACGACACGGCGGTCGAGGACGACGACACCCCGGCCCCGTCCGACGAGGGCCGCGCGATGACGCAGCTCGTGCACGACCTGGCGCCCGGCGCCGGCCTCTCCTTCGCCACCGCGTTCGGCGGCCAGCAGGCCTTCGCCGACAACATCCGCCGCCTGCGCGCGGCCGGCGCCGACGTGCTCACCGACGACGTCGGCTACTACGACGAGCCGATCTTCCAGCCCGGGCCGATCGACGTGGCGATCGCCGACGTCCGCCGCGACGGCGCGTCCTACTACTCGTCCGCGGGCAACGCGCACGCGACCGACGCCGCGGGCCACGCGATCGGCTCGTGGGAGACCCCGGCGCTGCGTCCGGTCACCACGGACGTCCCCGCCCCGCCGACGACGGAGGGGCCCGAGGGCGTGCTGCCGACGCCGGGCGACGCGGCGGCGTACGAGGACTTCGACCCGGCGCCGGACGCGGCCGACACCGGCCTGGGCATCACCGTCCCCGCCGGCGGGCGACTGCTGCTCGACCTGCAGTGGGCCGAGCCGTGGGACGGCGTGCGCACCGACCTGGACCTGTACCTGCACGACGGCACGGGCCGGGTGCTGGCGAAGAGCACCGAGCCGAACGCCGCGCCGCTCGAGGACGGCGGCCAGCGCCCCGTCGAGATCGTCTCGTGGAAGAACGCCGCCACGACCGCGCAGACGGTGCAGGCGTCGATCGTCCGCGCCGGCACGGGCGCCGCGCGCACCCCGCGCGCCAAGGTGTTGATCGCCGGCGACGTCACCGCCGTCGAGCACGCAGCCACGAGCAGCGACACGTTCGGGCCCACGGTCTTCGGCCACTCCGGCGGCGAGGACACGGTCTCCGTCGGCGCGATCAACGCGAGCGCGCCGCAGGCGCCGGCCGCCTACTCCTCGCGCGGTCCCGTCACGCACGTCTTCGGCCCCGTGCGCCCCGACGGCCGGCCCGCCGACGCGCTGCCCGCGCCGCGCCGCCTGAGCAAGCCCGACGTCGCGGCGACGGACTGCACGAAGACGACGTTCTTCGGCAGCCGCAACACCTTCTGCGGCACCTCGGCCGCCGCCCCGCACGCCGCGGCCGTCGACGCGCTGGCCCGCCAGGCCGCGCCGTGGGCCACGGACGACCAGATCGTCGCCGCCGTCGTGGGCAGCGGCGTCGCCCTGCCGACGTTCGGGCCGCTCGACGCCGGCACCGGCCGCATCGACGCGCTGGCCGTCGTCCGCGCCGCCCGCGCCGTACCGCGCCCGGCCGCGCCGGCGACCGCGGCGCCGGCCCCCGTGTCGCCCGCGCCGCCCGCGCCGGCCCCGGCCGCGCCGGCCGCCCCGTCCGTCCCGGTGCTGCGCGACACGGTCCGGCCGGTCGTGCGCCTGACGTCGGGGCCCCGCCCGCGCACCCGCGCCCGGCGCGCGCGCTTCGTCGTGCGCACCGAGAAGGGCGCGACGCTGCGCTGCCGCGTCGACCGCGGCCGCTGGCGGGCGTGCCGCAGCCCGTTCGTCGTGACGGCCCGGGTCGGCCTGCACGTCGTGCGGGTGCAGGCGACGGACGCGGCGGGCAACCGCTCGCGCGTGGCCGTGCGGCGCTGGCGGGTGCTGCGGGGGCGCTGA
- a CDS encoding helix-turn-helix domain-containing protein — translation MALQRDYPGQVCSVASALEVVGERWTLLIVRDLLLGLRRFDELQADLGVARNVLQARLELLVAHGVVERRPYQERPPRHEYRLTPKGEDLAPVLHALMRWGDAHAPRPGGPPVLVEHRGCGGAVDAHWRCSRCGRDLGPGDAEAVPGPGAGPDHPVRLAAASAA, via the coding sequence ATGGCGCTCCAGCGCGACTACCCGGGGCAGGTGTGCAGCGTCGCCTCGGCGCTCGAGGTGGTGGGCGAGCGGTGGACGCTGCTGATCGTCCGCGACCTGCTGCTGGGGCTGCGGCGCTTCGACGAGCTCCAGGCGGATCTGGGGGTGGCGCGCAACGTCCTGCAGGCGCGGCTGGAGCTGCTCGTCGCGCACGGCGTCGTCGAGCGGCGCCCGTACCAGGAGCGGCCGCCGCGGCACGAGTACCGGCTGACCCCGAAGGGCGAGGACCTGGCGCCGGTCCTCCACGCGCTCATGCGCTGGGGCGACGCGCACGCGCCGCGGCCGGGCGGCCCGCCCGTCCTCGTCGAGCATCGCGGCTGCGGCGGCGCGGTCGACGCCCACTGGCGCTGCTCGCGCTGCGGGCGCGACCTCGGGCCGGGCGACGCGGAGGCCGTCCCGGGGCCGGGCGCCGGCCCCGACCATCCGGTGCGGCTCGCCGCCGCGAGCGCCGCCTGA